The Pseudoalteromonas translucida KMM 520 genome has a window encoding:
- a CDS encoding SDR family NAD(P)-dependent oxidoreductase, whose translation MSKVAFISGASRGIGRATAIAFAKAGYRVAITARELDSEVAQQSTQGSLKQTAQMMEQLGCEVIALKMDLLDFNSVASALKQVLEHFGKIDVVVNNAIYQGAGLNASLLDVTQQTLEKVARGYIGAPVQIAQAVLPSMLAQQSGCIINITSGAGEKDPPIPASKGGWGYAYGAGKAAVSRLSGIICREHGHQGIRAFTVNPGVVNTETLRATIGDQGIKGLQQAVAEPDEIGNVLLWIADNSAADELQYSTISAQKLARELNLPK comes from the coding sequence GTGTCAAAAGTAGCGTTTATTTCAGGTGCCAGTAGAGGTATTGGTCGTGCAACTGCCATCGCATTTGCAAAAGCAGGCTATCGAGTAGCAATAACAGCTCGTGAATTAGATAGTGAGGTAGCACAGCAAAGTACGCAAGGGAGTTTAAAACAAACAGCCCAAATGATGGAGCAATTAGGTTGTGAAGTCATTGCGCTAAAAATGGATTTACTTGATTTTAACTCCGTTGCAAGTGCTCTAAAGCAGGTGCTTGAACACTTTGGTAAAATTGACGTGGTTGTTAATAATGCTATTTATCAAGGTGCTGGCCTTAATGCTTCTTTATTGGATGTAACGCAGCAAACCCTTGAAAAAGTTGCTAGAGGTTACATAGGTGCGCCAGTGCAAATAGCACAAGCTGTTTTACCAAGTATGTTAGCGCAACAAAGCGGCTGTATAATAAATATAACCTCGGGAGCGGGTGAAAAAGATCCGCCTATTCCTGCATCGAAAGGGGGCTGGGGTTATGCATACGGTGCAGGTAAGGCTGCGGTGTCGCGACTGTCGGGTATTATTTGCCGTGAGCATGGTCATCAAGGTATTCGCGCTTTTACAGTAAACCCGGGAGTTGTTAACACTGAAACGCTAAGAGCGACTATTGGCGATCAGGGTATTAAAGGCCTACAGCAGGCTGTAGCCGAACCGGATGAAATAGGTAATGTACTATTATGGATTGCAGATAATTCTGCAGCAGATGAGCTGCAGTACAGTACCATCTCCGCACAAAAATTAGCGCGCGAGCTAAACCTGCCTAAATAA
- the secG gene encoding preprotein translocase subunit SecG: MYEILLVVYLVVALALVGMVLIQQGKGADMGSSFGAGASSTVFGSSGAGNFMTKTTTVLASVFFVLSIVLGNLTASHIKKTDEWENLEAAPAVETVIPVEEDVPVTSSKEQRSDVPN; the protein is encoded by the coding sequence ATGTACGAAATTTTACTAGTAGTTTATTTAGTTGTAGCTTTAGCGCTTGTTGGAATGGTTTTAATCCAACAAGGTAAAGGTGCCGATATGGGTTCTTCATTTGGTGCAGGTGCTTCGTCAACTGTTTTCGGATCATCAGGCGCAGGCAACTTTATGACTAAAACAACAACAGTTTTAGCCTCTGTGTTTTTTGTATTAAGCATAGTATTGGGTAACCTTACTGCAAGTCATATTAAAAAGACTGATGAATGGGAAAACCTTGAAGCAGCACCCGCTGTAGAAACAGTTATTCCTGTTGAAGAAGATGTGCCAGTTACATCTTCGAAAGAGCAACGCTCTGACGTACCAAATTAA
- a CDS encoding ferredoxin--NADP reductase gives MSRYHNLTVAEVIQETADANSIVFDVPASLTEQFDYQPGQFLTLKLPYEGAFLMRCYSMSSTPSQDTGLRVTVKRVADGRGSNWICDNLKAGSNIEVMQPAGLFVPKDLAEDHLLCAGGSGVTPVLSILRHVLINGTGKVRVIYANRDEASVIFQQTFKALSAQYPERLEVIHLLDSLQGIPSLSLLTSLADGMQQGRAFICGPGPFMDAMELAVKAAKFPASRIHIERFSSAVPKITTKPVPANLLETPIQDNDAELVVDETNMPAATIQLELDGEHYVIACESGQTVLDAAEKIGIELPYSCREGMCASCMCEVVSGQVKLNNNDVLDEKDLANNLTLSCQAVPLTSELKLKYT, from the coding sequence ATGTCTCGTTATCATAATTTAACTGTTGCTGAAGTAATACAAGAAACCGCTGATGCGAATTCTATTGTATTTGACGTACCAGCATCGTTAACCGAGCAATTTGACTATCAGCCGGGTCAGTTTTTGACCCTTAAACTCCCTTATGAAGGGGCGTTTTTGATGCGTTGTTACTCTATGTCGAGCACGCCAAGTCAAGATACAGGATTACGTGTCACGGTTAAGCGTGTAGCAGACGGGCGAGGTTCAAACTGGATTTGCGATAATCTTAAAGCGGGTAGTAATATAGAAGTGATGCAACCTGCTGGGCTGTTTGTGCCAAAAGATTTAGCTGAAGATCATCTGTTATGTGCAGGGGGCAGTGGTGTTACTCCTGTGTTGTCTATTTTGCGACATGTGTTAATTAATGGCACTGGAAAGGTGCGGGTTATATACGCTAATCGCGATGAAGCCTCGGTTATATTTCAACAAACATTTAAGGCATTATCGGCGCAGTACCCAGAGCGTCTTGAAGTAATTCATTTATTAGATTCGTTACAAGGTATTCCTTCATTGTCACTGTTAACTTCGTTAGCCGATGGTATGCAACAAGGACGTGCTTTTATTTGTGGCCCTGGGCCATTTATGGATGCAATGGAATTGGCCGTTAAAGCCGCTAAATTTCCTGCTAGTCGTATTCATATTGAACGCTTTTCTAGTGCAGTGCCAAAAATCACAACAAAACCGGTACCAGCCAATTTATTAGAAACACCGATTCAAGACAATGATGCAGAACTTGTTGTTGATGAAACAAATATGCCAGCGGCAACAATACAACTTGAACTTGATGGCGAACATTATGTTATTGCTTGTGAGAGCGGGCAAACCGTGCTCGATGCAGCTGAAAAAATAGGTATTGAATTGCCGTACTCTTGTCGCGAGGGTATGTGTGCCTCGTGCATGTGTGAAGTGGTGTCAGGGCAAGTAAAACTTAATAATAATGATGTGCTCGATGAAAAAGATTTAGCAAACAACTTAACGCTAAGTTGCCAAGCAGTGCCTTTAACCAGTGAACTTAAGCTCAAATATACTTAA
- the tpiA gene encoding triose-phosphate isomerase, which produces MAARKAMVAGNWKMNGSLELVKQMSDAINNVKSNEIDIVLFPPFPLVSAMIASGVSTGTQTVSENTPGAFTGEVDAQLVKELGAQYVLVGHSERRSIYKESNDVVAAKFARAQQVGLTPILCVGESESEQENGKTEQIVAAQIDAVIEKLGVAALKDSVIAYEPVWAIGTGKTASPEQAQSVHKFIRDKIASLNSDLAQGLTILYGGSVNEKNSELLFAQTDIDGGLIGGASLKADSFTAICNSATVQKGPYKCTKFY; this is translated from the coding sequence ATGGCAGCACGCAAGGCGATGGTCGCAGGCAATTGGAAAATGAATGGCTCTTTAGAGCTGGTTAAACAAATGTCTGATGCTATTAACAATGTTAAATCAAACGAGATAGACATTGTTTTATTTCCTCCGTTTCCGTTAGTGTCAGCAATGATAGCCAGCGGTGTTTCAACGGGAACTCAAACTGTGTCAGAAAATACACCCGGTGCATTTACTGGTGAAGTTGATGCGCAACTTGTTAAAGAGTTGGGCGCCCAATATGTATTAGTAGGTCACTCAGAGCGCCGTAGTATATACAAAGAAAGTAATGATGTCGTAGCTGCAAAATTTGCTCGCGCACAACAAGTTGGTTTAACGCCAATTTTATGTGTTGGAGAGAGCGAAAGTGAGCAAGAAAACGGTAAAACAGAACAAATAGTTGCTGCACAAATTGATGCAGTAATTGAAAAATTAGGTGTAGCAGCACTCAAAGATTCTGTGATAGCATATGAACCCGTTTGGGCCATAGGCACAGGTAAGACTGCTTCGCCAGAACAGGCACAAAGCGTTCATAAATTTATCCGTGACAAAATCGCTTCATTAAACAGCGATTTAGCACAAGGGCTAACCATCTTGTATGGTGGTAGCGTTAACGAAAAAAATAGCGAATTATTATTTGCACAAACAGATATAGACGGCGGCCTTATTGGTGGCGCAAGTTTAAAAGCAGATTCATTTACTGCTATCTGCAACAGTGCAACAGTGCAAAAGGGACCGTATAAATGTACGAAATTTTACTAG
- a CDS encoding acyl-CoA dehydrogenase family protein, with protein sequence MSVPYKIDITGISDDFLTPEANRLIAAAEKLVPNLLERAQAAETAGKVPDETIKEMIAAGLFRVLQPKRWGGYELDPRVFYIIQMTLAQGCMSTAWIYGVIGVHNWQIGLFDERAQIEVLAENPEILIASTYMPVGKVEKVEGGFNFSGRWGFSSGVEHCEWIFLGGLVPKSPGSKELEHRTFLLPKSDFKVVKNWDVLGLRASGSHDIVVEGAFVPEYRTHQTNDYSDAACKGRAINDNWLYRIPFVQIFQRAVSTACIGALDGAVTEFRHRCAEHVGKHGGKTAEDVNAQMAVTEAIMTSDQLKLVLFRNFAEVVKHTQNGEMMPVNDRLLQRAQSAAVPKQCSERINEIMRACAASGTYKGNPIERIFRDINQSRGHIANNTDTYMRAHGTVMLGLPNSDPFV encoded by the coding sequence ATGAGTGTTCCATATAAAATTGATATTACAGGTATCTCAGATGATTTTCTTACACCAGAAGCTAATCGTCTCATCGCAGCGGCAGAGAAGTTGGTTCCTAACTTACTTGAGCGCGCCCAAGCTGCCGAAACTGCCGGTAAAGTACCTGATGAAACAATAAAAGAAATGATTGCAGCAGGTTTGTTCCGTGTTTTACAACCTAAACGTTGGGGCGGCTATGAGCTTGACCCTAGAGTATTTTATATTATTCAAATGACGCTAGCGCAAGGCTGTATGTCTACCGCTTGGATTTATGGTGTTATTGGCGTACATAACTGGCAAATTGGCTTGTTTGATGAAAGAGCACAAATAGAAGTGCTTGCTGAAAACCCAGAGATATTAATTGCTTCTACTTATATGCCAGTGGGCAAAGTAGAAAAAGTGGAAGGTGGTTTTAACTTTTCAGGCCGTTGGGGTTTTTCAAGCGGTGTAGAACACTGTGAATGGATATTTTTAGGTGGCTTAGTGCCTAAATCACCAGGCAGTAAAGAGCTGGAACATAGAACATTTTTATTACCTAAATCTGATTTTAAAGTGGTAAAAAACTGGGATGTACTTGGACTACGCGCTTCTGGTAGTCACGATATTGTGGTTGAAGGGGCATTTGTTCCTGAGTATCGCACCCATCAAACAAATGACTACAGCGATGCAGCTTGTAAAGGGCGCGCGATTAATGATAACTGGTTATACCGTATCCCATTTGTGCAAATATTTCAGCGTGCTGTATCTACCGCGTGTATTGGCGCACTTGATGGCGCTGTTACTGAGTTTCGTCATCGCTGCGCTGAACACGTGGGTAAACACGGTGGTAAAACAGCAGAAGACGTGAATGCACAAATGGCAGTAACCGAAGCAATAATGACCAGTGATCAGTTAAAGCTGGTGTTGTTTCGTAATTTTGCAGAAGTGGTTAAGCATACTCAAAATGGCGAAATGATGCCGGTTAATGACCGTTTACTACAGCGCGCGCAATCTGCAGCTGTACCTAAACAGTGTAGTGAAAGAATTAACGAGATTATGCGCGCTTGTGCAGCGTCGGGAACTTATAAAGGTAACCCGATTGAGCGAATTTTTCGCGATATAAATCAGTCTCGTGGCCATATTGCTAACAATACAGATACTTACATGCGTGCACATGGCACTGTAATGCTAGGTTTACCTAACTCAGATCCTTTTGTATAA
- a CDS encoding TonB-dependent receptor encodes MNLNDNRFTSNLTIKPLAFAIACAVSGQAFAAQEPEQAEVKQTAVKGIERVSVTAQKRISTLQETPIAITAFNAETIENLGIEDISDLNAQAPNVRIVPPYGSTFNVGMDIRGLGTAEPSLAIDPKVGIYLDGVYLARNSGAIFNIVDLERMEVLRGPQGTLWGKNTTGGALNLVTSKPSDDFQFKQKITAGNNSLLSSTTSIDTGALGDFTARLTYMTSEHDGWATNTFAGAKEKNLGAEDVDALRVALRYAGDDFTVNYSYDNTDGSSVAMPVQISNVRPQYTDPNVPTMDLSTGKLYAGNVFAMMAANEKAPGRQTEFELDQHGREYVDIEGHNLTVEWDFSDNHTFKSISSIRSYDSDLTEGYDTDGGAYFAPALDFSTSPPSVDASDVIAIPAFQYTSVKSQEQKSQEFQLLGQFLEGDLKYVAGYYYFSEEGEENNPWNIGIFTGQGANVLFSKTLPFGAFYSVKAKSSALFANVDYKLTDELNVVAGIRYTDDTKSLTNVAKYDAMLKNDLHSETNWSKTVGSLLFNYVFDQDLTMYASISQGYAAGVYNPGSIDRFAYLNPANMGEANYEGTLTPADPEDTTAYEVGVKAMLLDDRLMLNTAVFFNSNTNLQKTVFEGNIRRSLNTGESENMGIEIDAKFAATDNLFFTTSLGYLDTKYTDITYTDNTSYSASVAMDWTIAELDFGNLALNTNYVMVDEYQFSVSDPSLVGDNYALLNARLTLSNIKVGERSNLKVSLWGKNITDEEYTVFGSNFNFFDAQVYGTPRTYGIDVSFEY; translated from the coding sequence ATGAATTTAAATGACAATAGGTTTACATCAAATCTCACTATAAAACCGTTAGCGTTTGCTATTGCATGCGCTGTATCTGGTCAGGCATTTGCAGCACAAGAACCAGAGCAAGCCGAAGTTAAACAGACCGCCGTTAAAGGCATTGAACGTGTTTCAGTAACAGCCCAAAAACGTATTAGCACATTACAAGAAACGCCTATTGCCATTACCGCTTTTAACGCAGAAACAATAGAAAACCTTGGGATTGAAGATATTAGTGATCTAAATGCGCAAGCACCTAACGTTAGAATAGTTCCTCCATATGGCAGTACTTTTAACGTTGGCATGGATATTCGTGGGCTAGGTACGGCAGAGCCTTCATTAGCTATCGACCCTAAAGTCGGCATTTATTTAGATGGCGTTTATTTAGCACGGAACTCTGGGGCTATTTTTAATATTGTTGATTTAGAACGCATGGAAGTACTGCGTGGTCCGCAGGGCACACTGTGGGGAAAAAATACTACCGGTGGTGCGCTTAACTTAGTCACTAGCAAACCATCAGATGACTTTCAATTTAAGCAAAAAATTACTGCAGGCAATAACAGCTTACTTAGCTCAACCACATCAATTGATACCGGCGCACTTGGTGATTTTACCGCCAGGCTAACTTACATGACCAGTGAGCATGATGGTTGGGCTACCAATACCTTTGCAGGCGCAAAAGAAAAAAACTTAGGTGCAGAAGATGTTGATGCATTGCGTGTCGCACTGCGTTATGCCGGTGATGATTTTACCGTTAACTACAGCTATGACAATACTGATGGTAGTTCAGTCGCTATGCCTGTACAAATTAGCAATGTACGCCCGCAATATACAGATCCAAATGTACCCACTATGGACCTATCTACGGGTAAGCTCTATGCCGGCAACGTGTTTGCAATGATGGCCGCCAATGAGAAAGCGCCTGGTCGTCAAACCGAGTTTGAATTAGATCAACATGGTCGTGAGTATGTTGATATTGAAGGACATAACTTAACAGTTGAGTGGGATTTTTCTGACAACCATACCTTTAAATCTATCAGCTCAATTCGCAGTTATGACTCTGATTTAACAGAAGGTTACGATACCGATGGCGGTGCTTATTTTGCTCCAGCTTTAGATTTCAGTACTTCGCCACCAAGTGTTGACGCCAGTGATGTTATTGCAATTCCAGCGTTTCAATATACTAGTGTGAAGTCACAAGAGCAAAAATCACAAGAATTTCAATTACTAGGACAGTTTTTAGAAGGTGATTTGAAATATGTAGCCGGTTATTATTACTTTTCTGAAGAAGGTGAAGAGAATAATCCATGGAACATAGGTATTTTTACTGGCCAAGGCGCTAACGTATTATTTAGTAAAACGCTGCCTTTTGGTGCGTTTTATAGTGTAAAAGCTAAGTCATCTGCTCTTTTTGCTAATGTTGATTATAAATTAACAGATGAGCTTAACGTAGTTGCAGGGATACGCTACACAGATGATACTAAATCACTGACTAACGTAGCAAAGTATGATGCTATGTTAAAAAACGATCTGCATTCAGAGACTAATTGGTCAAAAACAGTGGGATCACTGCTCTTCAATTATGTATTCGATCAAGATTTAACTATGTATGCCAGTATCTCGCAAGGCTATGCTGCAGGTGTTTACAACCCGGGTTCTATCGACCGATTTGCTTATCTTAATCCAGCAAATATGGGCGAAGCTAACTACGAAGGTACACTCACACCGGCAGATCCTGAAGATACTACTGCGTATGAGGTTGGTGTTAAAGCAATGTTGTTAGATGATCGCTTAATGCTTAATACCGCAGTATTTTTTAATAGTAATACCAATCTACAAAAAACTGTGTTCGAGGGCAATATTCGTCGCTCGCTTAACACCGGTGAGTCTGAAAATATGGGGATTGAAATAGACGCTAAGTTTGCAGCAACCGACAATTTATTCTTTACTACCAGCCTAGGTTACTTAGATACAAAATACACGGATATTACTTATACCGACAACACCTCTTATTCTGCATCTGTTGCTATGGATTGGACTATAGCTGAGCTAGATTTCGGTAATTTAGCATTAAATACTAACTATGTAATGGTAGATGAATATCAATTTTCTGTATCTGATCCAAGCTTAGTGGGTGATAACTATGCGCTACTCAATGCACGCCTAACGTTATCTAATATCAAGGTAGGTGAGCGTTCAAACCTTAAAGTATCGCTTTGGGGGAAAAATATTACCGATGAAGAGTACACTGTATTTGGCTCAAACTTTAACTTTTTTGATGCACAAGTATACGGCACGCCAAGAACCTATGGTATAGATGTTAGTTTTGAGTATTAA
- a CDS encoding GMC family oxidoreductase, with protein sequence MKTQYDVIVVGAGSAGCTLAYRIARESSLQVLLLEAGSTDNSPMIHIPMGFAFLLKPHKNNWAFKTCPERFLNNRIVDLPRGKVLGGCSSINGMVYIRGQKQDFDRWAQQGNTGWSYSDVLPYFIRSEHNESGANNYHGENGPLWVSVVDDEFPIHQAFSAAAIEAGHSFNFDVNGESQAGISWFPRTIKNGRRFSSARAFLGAGSTLTNLTVITHARVKQLIFNDNRVVQIKTQIKNKDVVFRVNHETIISAGAINSPLLLERSGIGQKERLEALGIKVKLDLQGVGENLQDHWNTYIKQRVKNTKTYFSEAKGIGLIKNLIRYAFTRKGFLGDSAATMAVFYKTSDKLKTPDAQIHFAPAASKINARGNMQPINAITVASCLIRPTSRGSVHLSSVDEKQAPQIQLNYLASQSDQKLSLIAFRKARHILKQTSLAAMLDGEAEPGEKLQSDDSLLEYIKNTGEPVHHLAGSCKMGSDPMAVVDERLMVHGINNLRVADASIMPDLISGNTHATCVMIGEKCADFVIRSYSDKATL encoded by the coding sequence ATGAAAACTCAATATGACGTAATTGTGGTTGGCGCCGGTTCTGCAGGGTGTACATTGGCTTATCGTATTGCGCGTGAAAGTTCGTTACAGGTGCTGTTGCTAGAAGCAGGCAGTACTGACAACAGTCCAATGATCCATATACCTATGGGTTTTGCATTTTTACTAAAACCGCACAAAAATAATTGGGCCTTTAAAACGTGCCCAGAACGCTTTTTAAACAATCGTATTGTGGATTTACCCCGTGGCAAAGTATTAGGTGGATGCAGTTCTATTAACGGTATGGTGTATATTCGTGGTCAAAAACAGGACTTTGATCGTTGGGCGCAGCAGGGGAATACAGGCTGGAGTTACAGTGATGTATTGCCTTATTTTATACGTTCAGAACACAACGAAAGCGGTGCTAACAATTATCACGGCGAAAATGGTCCTTTATGGGTAAGTGTTGTTGATGATGAGTTTCCTATTCATCAGGCATTTAGCGCTGCCGCAATTGAAGCCGGGCATTCGTTTAACTTTGATGTGAATGGAGAATCACAAGCAGGTATTAGTTGGTTTCCACGTACCATTAAAAACGGCCGCCGATTTAGTAGTGCTCGGGCATTTTTGGGAGCCGGTAGTACGCTGACAAACTTAACAGTTATTACCCACGCACGCGTCAAACAGTTAATATTTAATGATAACCGCGTTGTACAAATAAAAACGCAGATTAAAAACAAGGACGTGGTATTTAGGGTAAATCACGAGACAATTATTAGTGCTGGTGCTATCAACTCACCACTGTTGCTTGAGCGTTCAGGCATAGGTCAAAAGGAACGTCTAGAGGCATTAGGTATAAAGGTCAAATTAGATTTACAAGGGGTTGGAGAAAACCTTCAAGATCATTGGAACACCTATATAAAACAGCGTGTAAAAAATACTAAAACTTACTTTAGTGAAGCAAAAGGTATTGGCTTAATTAAAAACTTAATCAGATATGCATTTACTCGTAAGGGATTTCTTGGCGATTCGGCTGCAACAATGGCCGTGTTTTATAAAACATCTGATAAACTTAAAACACCAGATGCACAAATACATTTTGCCCCCGCAGCTTCTAAAATAAATGCTCGCGGTAATATGCAGCCTATTAACGCAATTACGGTCGCCAGTTGTCTTATTCGCCCAACAAGCCGTGGCAGTGTCCACTTAAGTTCTGTTGATGAAAAACAAGCACCACAAATACAGTTAAACTACTTAGCTAGCCAAAGCGATCAGAAATTATCATTGATAGCCTTTCGTAAAGCCAGACATATACTCAAGCAAACCTCTCTTGCAGCAATGCTTGATGGCGAAGCAGAGCCAGGTGAAAAGCTACAAAGTGACGACTCTCTTTTAGAATACATCAAAAATACGGGGGAACCGGTTCATCATCTAGCTGGTAGCTGTAAAATGGGCTCTGATCCAATGGCTGTGGTGGATGAGCGATTAATGGTGCACGGTATTAATAATTTACGAGTAGCTGATGCATCGATAATGCCCGATTTGATAAGTGGCAATACGCATGCTACTTGTGTGATGATTGGTGAGAAGTGCGCAGATTTTGTAATACGCAGTTACTCAGACAAAGCTACTCTATGA